The sequence CACTTGCGGCGGCATATAGCGGCCCACGGCTTGCAGCTGTACCCGTGCGAGTACTGCCATGAGGTGGGCACTGGGGACTGGACACTGGGCATGGACACTGGGCACTGGGCACTGGGCACAGGGGACTGGACACTGGGCATGGACACTGGGCACTGGACACTGGGCATGGACACTGGACACTGGGCATTGGGCATGGACACTGGGCACTGGACACTGGGCATGGACACTGGACACTGGACACTGGGCACTGGGCATGGACACAGGAAACTGGGCACTGGACACTGGGCACTGGACACTGGACACTGGGGATAGTTATAGTTGTTGGTAGTTGTAggtagtttatttttctttgaactAGCTTTTCGCTCACGTCTTAGGTACTAAAGGTATGgaatgaaatttcaccacCGAAAAAAAGGCTTCATCATTCTAGCCCTCATATAACACAAAtactatttcataaaatttctcCGTAgtgattagaaaaaaaaatattttaacaaattacacACTTTCGCATATTGAAGTGACTTTCGGCGCGTTGagtgtaaaatttcaaggaatTACTTCATATTTACATGTCCATCATGCAATTCATGCATACATTGTGCTTTATTCAGAGTAGTTGTAGGTAATCTAGGATTTTTGTAGTTGGGACATTGTTTATGAGTTTTTCTTATTAGAGACCTTAGTTAGAGACACTACTGATTCGTGTACAAAGTTTaggtgatttttttttcattgtcatttatttttcaaaatcggATGCTGCAGTTTTGGTTTTGTGAATCCTTTTAGCAGTCTGATTTCGCTTACGACGCCCAGTTCAAAAACTCACCCGGTGTACTGTAAATGCTGGTAGATGTATGTTATAGTTGTGTTGGTATAGGTTGGCCCACGGCTTcgctctatattataataataataatgttaatattttattttatttatttatttatttttttttaatttttttttgtttttttttattttttatttttttttattttttttatgttaagataaGATTTGGAAATTGTGggaattttaaatacttacctacctacttatatgtttttaaaagcaATTATCTTTTACAGCTATTTCAAAACATCGACGCATGGACTCACCACGTGCGCATGGAGCATAATGTTGAAGTATTGCATTGAATATtggaaacaaataaaaaacaaatatagtaGATATGAactagttattataatttataataggtacttacttaaaataaaataagaatttgttttttttttcgtgtatgtttataattttattgaatgcaAGACTGTTAAgtggatttatttattttttatcaatgttaaaaattaaaaatgatattgttaaaaatgtagATATGTTACCAACACAACATTCGATCTTCAAAAACGGCAGTCGTCAAAGTGAGATGGCACGAATGATGAGCGAAAGAGACAACTGTAGTAAAATAGATCATAATTGATAACCTATCTAAGTAcacctttttacttataatatcgtTAAAAtccatcaaaatctgttcagaaattttatgaacttgtgaatttaaatattaaatttctatacaCTGTagcatgttatattttatgttcaattgaatttgttgttttaatttatctaataaGAGATTATTGgtttgatttactttttgaTTAATAAAGTCTGAttctgttaaattatttttttattcaaatacctAACTAAGTacctgtttatttatttaacgctTATATATGTTATCTTCTtcttaatatacctatataaatctcgtgtcacaatgtttgtcttcaatggactcctaaaccacttaaccgattataataaaattcgcacaccatgtgcagttcgatccaacttgagagatagaataggtagtttaaatttcaaatcgttttagagaaagcgggcgaagccgcgggcggtaagctagtaatgttataaaaaatatggtcaAGGTTAGtaattcgttttttttataattattataaagaacagccttgatttttttatgctcatcctatttattaaagtaggtaacaGGAGTTACACATAACAGTGCATTTAGATCGAACAAGCGAATTCACAATGCGCATTCTAAACCCactaagtacctaggtatgtcAAAttgtgtaaacaggcgtagagcattcttgcgttgttcttagtgcgttcgaaaaaaTTCTACTCAATGTTTTAAGTAATATTGATACGAGCTTtcatttacactaaaatatatgaacacgaaataatgctcttgCTCAAGCTCTAACCTGTGTTCGTTTGGTCAAAATGCAATAAGGCGCGTTACACACGGTGAAGCCGgtgaaccgccatcctgttacaaatgacccgaaattttgtgggtcatttgtaacaggatggcggttctatacaggggtcttagtacgcaatgacaaaaagaaaaatgatggtcagatcgctgataccggataccttaagatactataacgttttacataagagaatcttaacataaaatacctacttattatctTATCTACTTACGTATCTTCActgtgtgtgacgcgcttaagAATGCAATAAAAATGCAGACCTTACGCATTTTATAGGACTGTTAGAAACACATCACACATCTCTACTCCCAAACAAGTTTTCTAACATGTATACTTTACATGTGGCTAGCATTGAAATATTATGGAATTAAGGGTGTTTATCTACTATTATAGGTATGCTATGCAGTATGCATCTataatgcaaaaatattaatagctAAGGTGTTAAAGTGTGATATCACTTTTTAATATGCTATGTAACTGCGCGAGGAAGATGCGCATCTCGAGCTATACGATGCACCCTTATCACGCATTCTTCCATATAAACACATCTTAGTAATTGAGTCCGTTTCcatttagatataagcttcttggtttcCATCAAACCTAAGCTATATGCATGAATGAATATGATTGGTGAATATCAAACGCATAGCACATctctggtggaaaagcacccttaccctcataggaggcctgTCTATATgtgtaatacataatatgtattatgattaTATCAGAATAATACACAGTACTTAGGCTTAATTTTACTTACTGTGTATTATTCTGATGTagaaccaaaaaaaaattaaatattttttgtactttcATCCAAATCTATTAATCTATCCAGTACTTTTTGAGTATATTcgttacaaacatacacacaaatttcctctttataatattggtatagtgaagtcccgtgtccccaaCTGGGGtaatgcattatgcatacatctgtatcattgatcgattttctttagggacaagtagctGATTAGCCTtttgtgtcctgccagaccgagacatatttttttccttcgtctccaccgggaatcgaacccaggttctacgctcacgcgtcaaccactgtaacCTGGGAGGCGGTCTGATATTGGTAGGTATAGATGTAACAAATTAATgttgtataggtacctatttagtCTTGTAAAGGttggtaaaaataaaacaattcttTCAAAATCTACATCATTTATTCAATAgctataacatattatttacaattcaaTTTGACTAATCTCTAGTTGATACAATAAGAAAACATATATTGCTAAGATCACAGCATTTTTGATATTCAAACTTTTATAAGTCACATCTAGAAAAAACTCTTTGCCttagggtcaactcacaccaaaagagcggcgaagcgcagcgaagcggagcgcagtttcagtgccatatgaattttaactttattttcattactataatacttattatcgcATGAGAAACTCGAACGAGTCGCGCGGATGCCCTCTGCTCGAGTATAGCAGAGGGCTCTCGAGgcgataataagttttataaattaagaagtaaaaattcatatgacacggaaactgcgctccgcttcaccgctcttttggtgtgagttgacccttGATAAAGTCAAGTTAAACAATATTAGTAAGAAAGGAATGaggattattaattattattaaagtacatattatgcTGAAAAAGAGAGCACGgaaaaaagacgtgtgtcactcggggactgccgcgaaaaagctattgcatgctatgccttcaagccacacctccgcctgTCGGAGAggagagcgtgaggtttttcgttacgcaatttctggattcggtccccgcgctcaaggcccgcgatagaagctatgcgatagcttaaaaacattaaatagaaataaattgataattaatgtaaagAAACAAGttagtaattcataaaaaaacaaacacagaTGACAGAGCAAAGGTAACTTTTCAAACAACTAAAACTTTGATCACTCATAAACtaacaagattttaatatttgcagcCACTTATTCGtactacatttttataagtGCCTCATTAtcttacatataaaaacattttttaaatattattattccatatttatttcatcGACATACCTACTACACAATTTCGCGCCAAATTATATGAAATCTTGACTTtgacatttaaaaacataaattaaataacaggttcaaattacaaaccttagattacaaaataaagtacagatggagcatgacaaccgcccgtcgcccttgtcaaagaaaatacgaaatcaaaaacaaatacgtcgctgcaccagtgctatagcgcatatagtgtcatgcaatacgtcaaaaagggtttgcaattttagtaaaaaaatgccgtcttgtgataataaaacgctgtaaaatttgttcccgaaaacaaaaaaaaagataaaacatcgtttcacaggttttctatagattatttggctgatttatttctttaatacgaataataattttacagatatgaaggaatacaaaacttcaacgtatgttgccagtatttagaaaatgaatttgccatttttattggtaaaacggtaaaatggttaaaggatcttcagggtaatgctgttgaatttttcgatcgtgaatgtgattatttgtatagtgcactaaaggttcatgataattattagattattttaataagcataatacattattttgttacttttataaagcttaaaaacgtcatagtcgttttcgctagcgatttaatttatgtgaactccatgatggatatgaagaaaataaggtgtcccgtattctcgactaaaaactaccgctattcgtattcatatattatgaaaaataaaaaataaaataattattatagttaatattgaaactttttttatgtaatttatttaagtaataaaaaattgaatacaatttttttgtccatatataactttagtaggcaggtactttatgtaataaaagaatttaaataaaaattaaaacttgacttctcatttatgtatatagcctacgtcactaccgccactaacataataattcagatcattgcaatgaaacctcacaactcaaaatcggtttatataaaaatttgggaaatttttcaatatctggcaacattacacgcacacagaagcaccgtgtacgtacagtgcagcggcgaaatgacagcacacatagctataatgaaaatgacgataaattattcggtttagttcggcaacgctccatctgtcttttattttgtaatctaagttacaaacattataattttcctCAAAAAAGGAATTCCTAAAATCCTTATTTATGCGATTTAATACTAATAACAtctaaatagaaaaaataactacaatgcTAGTGGCGATATACAAagatttagaaattattagttgatttcatatataattttgtgatAATAAGAATTAATACCCATACAATAAGTCtctaaatcaattttatagtaaatagttgattcaattaattttttatacattatgaaatacatattattttgtctcATTATGATGAATAtacccaaaaaaaaaactattgtgTCTTCTTCCCTTCACTTTTTAGTAATGAGGTGCAATTTCGtgaaaaaagtctttaattccCGCCATAATTCGAATTCAGATCCTGCTGATTTCTACCGTAAAAtctgaaaagaaaaaaaaaatttaatatgttgtcatttttgaaaatatttaaggaTGTTTTGTGCGTTTGTGTTTTGAAGttacatatttaaacataGATCTTTTAATACATAAGATTTTGTTCACTACTGATCCGAACAAGAAAATTACTAGGGCGTTTGATAGTAAattatcgttttttttttattatttcatttattataatttattataatataatttgaactACAAGGCTCTTTGgctctttttatttaatgaaaaattacgATTCTGTTTTGTCTATTTGAGCCTTCAGAATTTTATTGGTCAATTCGAGATGACATGTGCGTCGTCACAGTAGgggacaattttttttttaatatactggTGACAGACGGACGAACAGACATACAGATAGCGAACACTCAAAAACAGGGTAACGTTTTTACACTATGGGTAcgcatacaaaaaaaaactttatcatataaatttatatatcgACAAAAAGTCccatgacataatattatatacttataaaagatataatataaaagacgTAGATGCGTTATATGtaagcacagactaataataatatactacaaaTGTAAGTAATCGTTCGAAAAATGATGGCCCCGGTTACGCACATGTCAAGCGTATAGCACTTGAGCCGAGAAATAGACGGCACGCTAGTTTATATACGAAAAAAAGAGACATATATATTCAAGTCGGGTCGCTTGAATTTATGGTGCCACTTCGTGAGCGCGTATAGCGCATCTACCTATAACAATACCTACCAAGGAAATCAATTGACGCTGGTCCGGCAGTTAGGGCAAGTCTGCTGCTGCTGAAGCCACGGCATGATGCACGCCGTGTGGAAGTTGTGGGTACACGGCAGTGACATCACCTCCTGGTTCTTGAGGATCACCTCGTAACAGATGGTGCACTCTTCCAGGGTCCAGGAACGTTCGCGGCTGGAAGagcaatcaaacaaacaaaaaaaaattctttattgtgcACCACAGAGTAAAGTACAGATAAGGATACACATAAGTAATAAAAGAGCACAACAGACGGTCTTATCGCTCagacagcgatctcttccagacaacctggTGGACAAGGAGACGCAGTGCacaagtacctaataaaaaagtCACTAGTATTTAACCATTTTTTCATTAAccattttttgaagtgaaacttctttatgcgCGTTGAGAGACACTTCTGACACTTTTCTGTGCTCggtacacacgctcttttttgtaGCAGGATATTCGACCGATTATTCGtatcataattatatcatCATAAACAGTGTGAAAATTTACAAAGGGCCCTGGAGGGAAAGTACTTGAAATACTCGAGATAGCAAAGTTTGCGGAAATGaaacattcctttattttttaaaagaaatggaACTACTCTTCAaagattttagaaaattcacttGCCCCGACCGAGAATCGAACTTTACTTCCACTACTTCCCCTCCAGGGTCCATTAAACATTTTCAACctgcataaaaaaattattgaatgaCATATCATTTGAAAGGTATCTGTACCCCGTCATTGCATGCATCTGACCCGCGTCATGGTGGTCTCCTATCTCTTCGTCAAAACGCAACTGCCACCAAACTTCTTACCAAGATACCAAAGGCAGTcaaattttagttaaaattataatacaaataacaacaaaaaattaaggTACACAAACAGATACCTAAATTATATCAATTGTTGACaaagttattaaatacaaaCCAGTTAGAAGGGAATCACCAAAGTCTAAAAACAACATGCCTGTTAACTGTTAACAACTAAAACAATATGGCTACACAATTCACACACCagtcaataaattaattattaaataaataatacaacagAGAAATCATACAGTTATCTATAAACTGTTAGCTTACGGTTACGTTTAGAAAGAGAGGGAATAATGAATATGCTTGTACTCTATGTCTCTCTTATTTTAAGTTAGCCATCGCCAATGCCCATGAACATTTGCAGAGGGcctctaaatattatttccaaaatatttaaaagtcaGGTGTGAGTAAATTACAAAAACTGCAATCTAACAGACATTGTgctcaaagtttattttatacagttaAAAACGAATGTTTTTTTACATGTCCACACCATTCTGGAcacaaattgatttatttctgATAATTTGAAAGTATAAAATGTAGAACATAGGTGTTCAGAGTTATCTGTTAGATCGCATTATGTTAGTATCAAATCAaacgtaaattaaaaaaatcttacaaCGCCTCATTTCTTCGAGATTTTCTAATGGATTCTTCAActctgaaatattattttgaaaattagaCTTGAacgtattaaaaatgaaaaaaaaaatccacgttttaaaaaaatagtttctaAGCAGAGAAATTTCTTTCAATCGACATGAACTTCTAATGAccattttatcttatttatcaATAGTGTTGGTAGTGTGTCGCTATTGCTTGGCTACATAATAGCGTCGTTCCCGTATCACAGTGCAGGTGTCGAATGTGTGTTTCATCGCGATACGAGCACTGGGAAGCGGAAGAGATGGTCGAGTTTCGACCGTCATGCATAGTttcatttaaatgtattcatttatctaataaaacctaatttttatctaataaaacctaattttcaaaatcttaATCCCTCTTGgcaagtttttattatataacatagaaaaaacgaaaaatagagtgcttctaataaattatgaataacaAAATTTCTAGAATGCCGTCATAAATCTGACTGAGAATTCTGTCAGGTGAGGACTGACTGAAAGGAGTCGTATTAATATGTAACCGGGCTCTtggcaaaaaataaataaataaaaataaaaaaatgacttACGATCGTCGCGATCTACGTCTAACTCCGATTAAATCTGTGAGCGCCGAAAATACATTGGGACGCACGTACGAAAACCTACGGGGCAGATCATCTGACGTCATCTCCTCCCAGTCACTATTATCAGCGTCACCGTCAGAGCCACTGTAAGATTCCATGACAGTGTCATTATTGGGCAACGTCAGGTAGCCGGTTTCATCGACATCTGTGTACGAATCGGTCGTGTTATATGATTCTGTATTCGAACTGTACTCGCTGTCAGATGAGTACGAGTCACTGTTCGACTCGTTGTCGTCAAAACCGTTGCTGTCACTTGCACCGTCACTGTCAGACATGTCGTTGTAACTGGATGCGTCAGACGCGGTTGAGATTATGCTCGTGTCGGTCGTCGTGTGTTCCGATATCGTGACGCAGTCGTCGCTGTCATAACAATTACATGATGTGCCCGATGAATCCATGTTGCTGTGCGTAGTGTGAAAAAAGCCATGCATGAAAATGATGATATTAAGCAGTATAagaaaaagcataaataacataaaagacgtgctcttttttaaccgactccTTATAGATACTATTTAAGTAtgtttaatacataaatagtaaatagtatcagtacacatttattttttcttataagagaaatgttttgaaaaaaaaatataaaaaagaacacGTAATTTAACATCTAAAGGCATTAATGGAAACACAATGATATTACAAGTAAAAAGGTGTAGATAGGTATGAGCGCCTCACGTCAAAATGTGTGGCTAATTAGCCACATGTTACTCAAGTTGTCTCTTTTTCGCTCACGATAGTTGAATCGTGCCATCTCACTTTGATGTTTAAATCGCGTGGGCATCGGCTGAAGATCGCATGTAGTGTTGGTAGCCTGTCTACAACCTTTTTACTTACAATATCATTTTGGTAACAGACATAATGAAGCTTTGCGCCTACTTAGGTGACAGAAAGCTATACAAAATTGAAAACCGTTAATTAAATCCATAATATGTTATCTGTGGCACATACAATGagaaaattgatattttaaggattaaaaaaaatcaagtgTGCGCCACAAAGCGTGTCAGTGTatgaatacataattattaactgAATCATgatctattaaaattatctggTGAATTATCATTATCAAGTAACAATAATACAAATGAAAACCTGTTTCTTCACTGCTGTGGTTTACtggtaattattaatgtagtcttaaaaaaaacacaattttttgtttttttttacaaatttaaattcataaaattattttttatcaccgatccttgataagtgtacaaggTAATTAAAATGAGTCAAAATCAAGTCTAAAGAAGACGCtaacatacacacatactGGTGAAGCTAATAGAAGCGTGTTAAAAgtagcttatgtcaatttacTAATGTCTGTCACACTTATAAAATAGAGTATAGACATTGTAGTTACATAgtttaaaactcaaaaatggctgagaatattttaaacaatttttaaatttgtcctAAAATGGAACTAACACTACCTAGtttctataatttattcaaattagaaTATTTcgaatcggaccagtagttcctaagattagcgcgttcaaacaaacaaacttcagttttataatattactagcggtccgccccggcttcgcccgtggtacatgtttacgttttctctacataagaaccatcctcgtacttcaaggaatataataaaaaaagaagtatcgaaatcggtcagccgttctcgagttatgcgcttaccaacacattttgcgattcatttttatatataagaagaagAATAGTGTAGATGAAAAacgatgtcatttttgttttgCATTACTGTTACAAGTTGTTACTGGATTtcagataaattttaactgtTATTGTTGAAAGCAAGAAGCAAATTCACACAAAACCACACTACACTACATTTTGAGCTTTTTAAAGTTCATTTCATTTATGTATGTTCGGTGGTAAAATTACTGAATGGTTATCAACCTGGCGAATTAAAGCCAATGAAAAGAAGTCTGTACAGGTAACATTTGCGACTCGTTACGGCTCGTGCTCACAAGTGTCTCTCAATGGAGTAACTATTCCTCAGGCTGATGGCGCGAAATACCTTGGCGTCTATCTGGATCGCAGACTCACATGGAGAacacatatttttactaaacGTAAAGCCCTTGGCATTCAACTGAGAAAAATGTACTGGCTCCTCAACAAAAAATCCAAACTCTCgttggaaaataaattacttttgtaCAAAAGCATCATTAAACCAATCTGGACCTATGGAATCCAGTTATGGGGAACTGCTTCCAACTCCAATATCGAAATCCTGCAAAGATTTCAATCGAAAATGCTTAGACTAGTCACAAACGCTCCTTGGTATGTTACAAACCAACAGTTACACCACGATCTTAAAATTCGAACAGTGAAAGACGAAATCAAGCACTCTATGAGCTCCTACAGAAAAAGACTTGATGAACATCCGAATTCTTTGGCCATGGATTTAATGAAAAACGACACAAAATTCCAAAGACTGAAAAGAAAAGCTCCcatagatttataaaaaaaaaataataaaaaaaaaataaaaaaaataataaaaaaaataataataatacggCTGGCATCACTGGATCGCCTGCCCTACAAGTCTCAATTCATTCATAACCAAGTGCTGAATGTTCTTGAACAGATTGCATTTAtagttacatacaaaaaaaaaaaaaaaaacattttgaaatcattttaaagttcatttcatttatgtatgttcggtggtaaatgttaaaaatatataacgacGATTCAaggtctaattgaataaataaatgtttgagtttgagtaacATTTCGTTTTCTTTATTACCAGTCTATGATTGGTTATCCGACTTTCGGATTATGCAAATCGACCCCGGTACCAAATAATTCAGATAATCAGCATTCTACTGTATTTTTAAgatcaaatattatataagtggAAGGAAGGATTTTTATAAACTAGGGTCATTAACCTTTGCTTCAATGAAGGACAAAAAAGGAAAGGAAATACAGTTTCAAAGCAatgacatattttaaaaatattcaatctatatatataaaactcaaaggtgactgatatagtgatctatcaacgcacagcccaaaccactggacgtatcgggctaaAATTTGGCaggcaggtagatgtcataacgtaggcgtcccctaagaaaggatttcccgaaattcttgtgggaacggggaaaaacggggaagcacatacaaagtcgtgggcgtgAGCTAGTAATGAATATTTCTGATATTGGTTTGACTTATGGATGGATTTTATTactatactagcggtccgccccggcttcgcccgtggtacatattcacgttttctctacataagaaccatcctcgaacttcaaggaatattataaaaaaagaattaaagaaatcggttcagctgttctaaagttatgcgcttaccaacacattttgggattcatttttatattatagtttatagaTCCATTATAAATTCAGAAAGTTTGCAAACACAGTCAAATAAACTATTGAAAACTGTGTctaagtcaaaataaaaaaatgctttattagactattttaaaaatatgggaAAACTTTTCAAGTACATACCCAAGAGGGTATAAGTCACGTcaaataaaaagaacgctgacgGTTAAGCTGCGCATTGGCGATTTATCGGTCTATTTGGTGTTATGAAGTggtataagaataacaaataggtagttgagaagccacgattcgcgagcctagttcaaaaataaaataatcagcACATAGCTCACCCCATCACTTTCatccagcgttctttttacgtgACGCGTACAGTGTAGGTTGTTAAAAAATGTCATAAATTCGCTA comes from Colias croceus chromosome 23, ilColCroc2.1 and encodes:
- the LOC123702277 gene encoding E3 ubiquitin ligase BIG BROTHER-related-like isoform X2 — encoded protein: MSVRQEDGPKNSSSSRGLGIAAAAIGVGVGVGAALYYFFGKRPENPDSAGSTSHWEIEQPDAFGSDGDADNSDWEEMTSDDLPRRFSYVRPNVFSALTDLIGVRRRSRRSRERSWTLEECTICYEVILKNQEVMSLPCTHNFHTACIMPWLQQQQTCPNCRTSVN
- the LOC123702277 gene encoding E3 ubiquitin-protein ligase SDIR1-like isoform X1, producing the protein MSVRQEDGPKNSSSSRGLGIAAAAIGVGVGVGAALYYFFGKRPENPDSAGSTSHWEIEQPDAFGSDGDADNSDWEEMTSDDLPRRFSYVRPNVFSALTDLIGVRRRSRRSVEESIRKSRRNEAFRERSWTLEECTICYEVILKNQEVMSLPCTHNFHTACIMPWLQQQQTCPNCRTSVN
- the LOC123702277 gene encoding E3 ubiquitin-protein ligase RNF165-like isoform X3 gives rise to the protein MSVRQEDGPKNSSSSRGLGIAAAAIGVGVGVGAALYYFFGKRPENPDSAGSTSHWEIEQPDALFSYVRPNVFSALTDLIGVRRRSRRSVEESIRKSRRNEAFRERSWTLEECTICYEVILKNQEVMSLPCTHNFHTACIMPWLQQQQTCPNCRTSVN